The following are from one region of the Corylus avellana chromosome ca1, CavTom2PMs-1.0 genome:
- the LOC132173647 gene encoding pectinesterase inhibitor-like: MAPSSLFISLLLAILLCICPTNARPLKISESMLNFICSKTEDPAFCKQALKSDPRTATTDLQGLSQVAVDLANATAAGTYPLIQTQLNQTKDPALKQQYTVCLDSYKEAIDNIEYAREKLSSKDYIAANQAASACMTDATKCQDATTTTEAFSLPQETKKLFQLCKITFLISVRLSAIN; the protein is encoded by the coding sequence ATGGCACCTTCTTCCTTGttcatttctcttttactaGCAATATTGCTTTGCATTTGCCCCACAAATGCAAGGCCTTTGAAGATATCTGAGAGCATGCTCAATTTCATATGCTCCAAAACAGAGGACCCTGCCTTCTGCAAGCAGGCTTTGAAATCTGATCCTCGAACAGCCACAACCGACCTTCAAGGCCTTTCCCAAGTCGCAGTAGACTTGGCCAATGCCACTGCTGCAGGGACTTATCCATTGATTCAGACGCAGCTAAACCAGACAAAGGATCCTGCGCTCAAACAGCAGTACACAGTGTGCTTAGACTCCTATAAAGAAGCCATTGATAACATTGAATATGCGAGGGAGAAGTTGAGCTCCAAAGACTACATTGCCGCGAACCAGGCTGCATCGGCTTGCATGACTGATGCTACCAAATGCCAAGATGCAACTACAACAACTGAGGCGTTTTCTCTCCCACAAGAAACTAAGAAACTCTTCCAGCTTTGTAAGATAACTTTTCTTATCTCTGTACGTCTATCTGCGATCAACTAA